A portion of the Naumovozyma castellii chromosome 2, complete genome genome contains these proteins:
- the NCAS0B00600 gene encoding phosphoglycerate mutase (ancestral locus Anc_8.745), whose amino-acid sequence MTMTKEIPYYSNNEDGNIVRVFIIRHGQTDHNVKKILQGHKDTSLNGTGVKQAEQLGSYLKERSIVFDKVASSDLKRCKETTDTLLNFAKMTPVPPVEYFYGLRERFMGVIEGMHINDAEKYADKHGKGSFRDFGENHDEFLGRLTGCIESVVEESCKEDVKNLALVSHGGAIRAILGWLKYEGQNAQKIIVFNTSVTIVDYVKDKRQFVVRSIGNTQHLGDGEFVVSDLRLR is encoded by the coding sequence ATGACCATGACTAAAGAGATACCATACTACTCCAACAACGAAGATGGAAATATTGTTCGTGTATTCATCATAAGACACGGTCAAACTGACCACAACGTGAAGAAGATTCTACAGGGTCACAAGGACACTTCATTGAATGGGACAGGAGTGAAACAAGCTGAGCAATTAGGTTCGTATTTGAAAGAACGATCTATTGTGTTTGATAAAGTTGCGTCTAGTGATTTGAAAAGGTGCAAGGAGACTACTGATactttattgaattttgcaAAGATGACTCCCGTCCCTCCCGTGGAGTACTTCTATGGGTTGAGAGAGAGATTTATGGGGGTTATTGAAGGTATGCATATTAATGATGCTGAGAAGTATGCAGATAAGCATGGGAAGGGTTCGTTCAGAGATTTTGGTGAGAACCACGATGAGTTCTTGGGGCGATTGACGGGATGCATTGAATCTGTGGTGGAGGAATCGTGTAAGGAGGACGTGAAGAACTTGGCGCTAGTAAGTCACGGTGGTGCCATTAGAGCCATCCTGGGGTGGTTGAAGTACGAGGGTCAGAATGCACAGAAGATCATCGTGTTCAACACGTCGGTGACCATTGTGGACTATGTCAAGGACAAGAGACAGTTCGTGGTGAGAAGCATTGGGAACACCCAGCACCTGGGAGATGGGGAGTTTGTGGTCAGTGACCTGAGACTTCGTTAG
- the RDL1 gene encoding thiosulfate sulfurtransferase RDL1 (ancestral locus Anc_8.746), with protein MWNSIKAAWNGTDGSEETGSVPVYNFDQMKQIVGQHDPTVVLVDVREPSEYSVVRIPGSINIPYRTHPDAFTLNDAEFQSSFGVPKPAHNKELIFFCASGMRASKAEQVASKNGYNNTSIYKGSMNDWVAHGGDKLNL; from the coding sequence ATGTGGAACAGTATCAAAGCAGCTTGGAACGGAACGGACGGGTCTGAAGAGACCGGCTCTGTCCCAGTGTACAACTTCGACCAAATGAAGCAGATCGTAGGACAACACGACCCCACAGTGGTCCTAGTCGATGTTAGAGAACCTTCAGAATACAGTGTAGTGCGTATCCCTGGTTCCATTAATATTCCATACAGAACTCACCCTGATGCATTTACTTTGAACGACGCTGAATTTCAATCTTCCTTTGGCGTTCCTAAACCAGCACATAACAAGGAgttgatcttcttctgtgCCTCTGGTATGAGAGCTTCCAAGGCTGAACAAGTAGCATCCAAGAATGGGTACAATAATACATCCATTTACAAGGGCTCCATGAACGATTGGGTCGCACACGGAGGTGACAAGTTGAACTTGTGA
- the RDL2 gene encoding thiosulfate sulfurtransferase RDL2 (ancestral locus Anc_8.747), which produces MLRTITYNASLRGSSRLFLRTLSSTAPKIYDFNQIKQLVQKPVESKILVDVREPKELEAYKMPTAINIPLKTAPGALGLPAEEFKDVFHFNKPATDKELIFFCAHGIRAKTAEELARSYGYENTGTYPGSISEWLEKGGAEIVPSKK; this is translated from the coding sequence ATGCTAAGAACAATTACATATAATGCCTCCTTGAGAGGATCATCCCGTCTGTTCTTAAGAACTCTTTCTTCTACTGCTCCAAAAATCTATGATTTCAATCAGATTAAACAACTGGTACAGAAACCAGTGGAATCAAAGATATTGGTCGATGTGAGAGAACCAAAGGAATTGGAAGCCTACAAGATGCCCACGGCAATTAATATTCCACTAAAGACTGCACCTGGTGCCCTTGGCCTACCAGCCGAAGAGTTTAAAGATGTCttccatttcaataaaCCCGCTACAGATAAGGaattgatcttcttctgtgCGCATGGAATAAGAGCAAAGACTGCAGAGGAATTAGCAAGATCCTATGGTTATGAAAATACTGGTACATATCCTGGTTCTATTTCCGAATGGTTAGAGAAAGGTGGTGCTGAAATAGTTCCAAGCAAGAAATAA
- the RRP36 gene encoding rRNA-processing protein RRP36 (ancestral locus Anc_8.748), which produces MSYYFKNLKPGLESESDDEDNLGAILSRGNNNKIDNESSDDELKTLSFNSLKKADEQMMEEEERELAKKPKSRKVVKPSKSVKQKEYKEESFDEEDSSDVDSEEDSEEDGGFFEEENANSNKRRSNKMGSKKKRSKHAPTEQSSKKRVSKIRKIPGLETPKTQNSNLYQDIRFDKSTGESTDLSVIRRRYQFLDEYREKEIQELEKMLHDRKFVQKITDEDRETMQERLTSMKSRLQTVKNKDLERNIVKEYEDKINSNNSTRYHLKESEKRKVIQKWKFDHMKSKQREKVMERKRKKRLGKEFKQFEFHKR; this is translated from the coding sequence ctGGACTTGAATCAGAGTCGGACGATGAAGACAATTTGGGAGCAATCCTTTCCAGAGGAAATAATAACAAGATAGATAACGAGTCTAGTGATGATGAGTTGAAGACACTgtctttcaattctttgaagaaggcAGATGAACAGATGATGGAAGAGGAGGAGAGGGAATTAGcaaagaaaccaaagaGTAGGAAAGTGGTGAAACCGTCTAAATCTGTGAAAcagaaagaatataaagAGGAATCctttgatgaagaggacAGCTCCGATGTGgattctgaagaagacagtgaagaagatggtggcttttttgaagaagaaaatgcaaatagcaacaagagaagaagCAATAAGATGGGTtctaagaaaaagagaagTAAACATGCTCCAACGGAACAGTCTTCCAAGAAAAGAGTTTCCAAGATTAGAAAGATTCCCGGGTTAGAAACACCAAAGACTCAAAATTCCAACTTATATCAAGATATAAGATTTGATAAATCTACAGGTGAAAGCACAGATCTTTCTGTTATTAGACGACGttatcaatttttggatGAATATagagaaaaggaaattcaagaattggaGAAGATGTTACATGATCGTAAATTTGTGCAAAAGATAACTGATGAAGATCGTGAAACCATGCAGGAAAGATTAACCAGTATGAAATCTAGGTTGCAGACCGTTAAGAATAAAGATCTGGAACGTAATATTGTCAAAGAATATGAGGATAAGATCAATAGTAACAACTCTACCAGATATCATTTGAAGGAATCTGAGAAACGTAAGGTTATACAGAAATGGAAGTTTGATCATATGAAATCGAAACAACGTGAGAAAGTTATggaaagaaagagaaagaagagaTTGGGTAAAGAATTTAAGCAATTCGAATTTCATAAAAGGTAA